DNA from Salvelinus alpinus chromosome 17, SLU_Salpinus.1, whole genome shotgun sequence:
tgctaaggcgaacaacATCATGTTTTGGTTTGCTCAACCTAGATCAAGgtagacacggtctcaatggggattgctgagctgactacactgactgtgctagtgctGTACCCtctctcattgtggagctagaggagttagagccctgtctatgttcgtagctAAGATGAGGGCACCCGTCCAGCTAGGATGTAGTccatcactcctcagcaggccaggcttggtcctgtttgtgggtgtccCAGAAAGCGGCCCAATTAGGAGGGGCAGAAAACGGTTTTCAACCaacgattgagttgtgagactgctgtagtgCTCATCACTCCCCccaactgggagggggccagagacaattactcgatgccgacacatctttctaattgatttacacgctgaagctatgttacgtttggtgacctctgactgtttcatcctaacatcgttggtgccatcatggataacaatatccctatactctctacacttgccagttttagccttagccagcacaaTCTTCAGATTAGACTTTGCCCCCTgctaaacagtgtatgatcgatGGATGATTATTTTTAAGTCTAATATTGAGGGTAAAGgagttttcaatttgtcagagctaagtGGGAGGCTTCGGCAGCTCAGACCCcgtagagggtggaggagagacctgagaaggctcaGCCTCTGACTCGTTGCTTAATgcggagaaccggttgaaagtttgtcAGCTAAaggagcgacaccggttgagtaTGCCGACAGCATTTCTTTCCAAAAGCCTTGAGAAAAtagtccggctgcggggactgtgcggggggatttatactaccaTCTGTGCttattggtggcacagacgcCGTTTCATCCTTTCTTACACTTAATTGCTCTTCCCTAACGCTTACATCTGAAGCTGTGCTTGCAACAcggctatcctcaccataaggcCATAGTTCTCccgtatattatgagtacagcgactgcaattagaaggcctaatgttactacttagcctcggctggtggaggtcctgtagaaccatgtccagaAAAAGCGTCTGTGTGGggaagttgaatgaaaaaaagtagagcaaggaaaaaacgaAGACGTTGGTAAACAAAAGGTTTGGCAGATAGCCAAGTAGCAACAAATAGCGCAGCAGCACTAGGACAAGTCcggatgactacctcatgaagctagttgagagaatgctaagtgtgcaaagctgtcatcaacacaaagggtggctactttgaaaaatctcaaatacattgacactttttggttactacatgattccatatgtgttatttcctagctttgacatcttcactattattatacaatgtagaaaatagaaaaaagaaaagaaaaagactTTGAAAAACCTCAAATACATtgacactttttggttactacatgattccatatgtgttatttcctagctttgacatcttcactattattatacaatgtagaaaatagaaaaaagaaaagaaaaagaagatgaagatgcaaaatattttttcttgtgaaacaaacaagaaataagacaaagaaacagaaaacttgagcgtgcataattattcaccctcccaaagtcaatactttgtagagcaaccttttgcagcaattacagctgcaagtctcttgggtatgtctctataagcttggcacatctagccactgggatttttgcccattcttcaaggcaaaactgctccagctcctacaagttggatgggttccgctggtgtacaacaatctttaagtcaaaccacagattttcaattggattgaggtctttgctttgactaggccattcaaagatatttaaatgtttccccttaaaccactctagtgatgctttagcagtatgcttagggtcattgtcctgctggaaaatgaacctctgtctcagtctcaaatctcttgaagactgaaacaggtttccctcaagaatttccctgtatttagcaccatccatcattccttcaattctgaccagtttccctgtcccttctgatgaaaaacatccccacagcaccaccatgcttcactgtggggacgctgttcttggggtgatgagaggtgttgggtttgcaccagaaaTAGCATTTTTTCTTGATGACCAACTAGCTCAATTTTattttcatctgaccagagtaccttattccatatgtttggggagtctcccacatgccttttggcaaaaactaaacatgtttgcttatttttttctttaagcaatggcttttttctggccactcttctgtaaagcccagctctgtggagtatacggcttaaagtggtcctatggacagatactccaatctctgctgtggagctttgcagctccttcatggttatctttggtctctttgttgcctctctgattaatgccctccttgcctggtccgtgagttttggtgggcagccttctcttggcaggtgtgttgtggtgccatattctttccattttttaataatggatttaaaatggggctctgtgggaTTTTctaagtttcagatatttttttataacccaaccctgatctgtacttctccacaaattTGTAGcggacctgtttggagagctccttggtcctcatggtgctgcttgcttggtggtgccccttgcttagttgtGTTGCagtctctggggcctttcagaacagggctatgtatactgagatcatgtgacagatcatatgACAgaatgcacacaggtggacttaaaCTAATTATgggacttctgaaggtaattggttgcactagatcttatttaggggcttcctagcaaagggggtgaatacatacgcacaccacttttatttatttttttaaacaagtttctttgtcaatttttttttcacttcatCCATTTGGACTATTCTGtgcatgtccattacatgaaatccaaataaaaatcaatttaaatgacagatggtaatgcaacaaaataggaaaaatgccaagggggatgaatggCACTGTATGTAGTTTTTTTTTAAAATTAATGTAGCTAGTTGTGCtagacattttatagataaaaggATAAGTAGCATTACATTTTTAAAGACCTGTTTGAGGGCGAGGCTGACATCAAAACATCTTCCGCAGTAGGATATGTTTTGAGCATCCCAACCCGTTACCCTAGCCAACTGTGATAACTTTTGCACCACATTTCTTGCCTTATAATACTTATAACAAGTTTCTTCCCTGGAGGCAGAGCCGCCCTAGCTGACCTATTCTACACAGACAAGGAATGAAAAAGACAAGACACTGGTTCAACATAGTCCTAGGTGTTTTATTTAATGCTGTTAAAAGTCTACCACCATAATAGTGCAGGTGAGTATTTCTACCAGAAGTGAAACAAGCGGTCTGCCATTGACTGGCAAAATAAATGTGCCTTTTGAATTAACTAGAGAACCAATACCCACGCGACTTAGCCACTTTCTGCCTTAACAGTGAATTAACATACTCAAAGGATACATGGTTAAATGCACATCTCGACCATGCAATTTCTAAGCCTCTACGGTAGTAGGCTACTAGCTTCCAAGTCTAAACAGAGATACTGCCTAGTAGCACCTTTGAGGAACACTGAACAATTCTCTGAAAACCCTGTTAGTTTTCACAGGTGCTATGTGCCATCTATTACACAAAGACTAGTTTATGCTGTTTAAACGGTTACATGCATGACAACAGCCCTGTAAGAACTTCTTTGCACTATTGAGAGATGACGGAGCAATGACTGGGTGACATTACATGATGGGGCTTGAGAAACTGGTCGGTCCTGCTAACTTTACTCCTAGCCCGGTTTGTTGTGTATGGTTCGCTTTggtcaaaaaaaattaaaataaattgaCAACCTCACTCTTCTCCCGTTTGGATGAAAACATTGTTGCTCTTGGCGAAGGGGTCTTAAATCAGTCTTGAGTAGCAAGGGATGTTTGGAATCCAAAAGGTAATAAATAATGAATATTTAATTAAGACCTTTGTTCACCATTTACATTATTCCACCTCAGTTTGTCAGATAAAACAATTTCCAGAAGAAAACGTAACTCCTGCACATGGCTAGTGTGCCCATTCAACCAGTGAAATGACATTTCCCTCGCCCATCAAAAACAAAGTCAGATTTCAGAGCGGCCCATTATTTTGCCGTACAAAACGGAAACACCACAGATATTAAGTGCAGCTATTCAATGTGAAAATGGCAGAAAATATACAATAGAAACCTCCCACCACAGTGGATTAAATACAACTCCCCCTACTTTTGATTGAATGTTCCCTATAAAAAGGCTTGTACAGCCCGTTTCCCACACCTTGTGTGCCTGGGGGGAAATAacagcatacacacacagttgGATGACATCTACAAAAGAGCACCCACCTTATCAGTGTTAACACAACATATTCCCACATATTATTTTACTGAGTATATCACCCATTCCTCTAAAGACATGCAAATCTCACACACCAAGCAGCATACATTTAAAATACAATCATTCCAAAAAGCCCATTCGCACTTTGCCAACTCGTCCGCCCAATACTTTTTAAACCCGGCATTACAGCTGGATCATTAGGGCATCAAGCATCAGTAAAAGGTGAGACCAGTCTCAAAATCAGTTCTGTCGCTCAGTCGTAAAAACAAAATGTCTGGATATTAAATCTCAGCAAGTAGTCTAAACTACCCAGAACACCGTACAGATATTTAACAAAATACCAGACATCTTCACCGTGTGACAAACCTACCACTCCTGTGGTTTAGGCTACATTCCATTCAAATTACAGCATTTTGGAATTAACATGGCATTAAATTCATCTTCAACTACACCTTGGGATTACATTCGATTCAAATGACAGCATTTGGGATTGTGTTAAGAACAGCGAGTCACATATAGCCCTGTTTACAGATTTAAGGTCGAGTTTCTCAACTCACACCTCTTAGCCTCTTGAAAGGTAAGGACATACCAGGTGGCATATCCTTGACACGAAACGTCAGGCAAATGTAATGTTTAAAGTATTCTTGCTAAGAAATAGCCGAGCAACAGGAAGAGACGGAACTATAGACACGACAGGAAGTGGAAAGGGTGCGTTAATGACCCTAACCTAGGGTCACAGAGCACACGGCGCCGGAGTGTGTCTCAAAACTCTAAAAGCTGCTCCTTTTCTATTCTGTTACATATCCGCTGAACAAACTTGCTCTGCCACCTCACCTACCAAGCCCTTACAGACCAGTGGTCAGGACAAaaaaagagaaggaaagagaagagTATCAATATCTTGGCCTTACTTATAGCTCCCCTACCCCAAAGGTCCATGGAAAAGTACCAAAAATAATGGTTGGTACATGCACCAAATTTTAGTATTCAATCAGTACATGCAACATatttttgtatttgattttgcTCTCTAGCTAAAGGACATGCATATCCACAAATGTTATAAGTCCGACAGAGCATTGGTAAATCAAATGAGTTAAAGGACAGCATGAAGGTGCTAATATTAACAGTGGATGATTGTCAAACTAAGAACCTAAAAAGGTAGGCTTGTGGAAGGTGTAGTTCCATTTCAAATGGAATCATATTCAAGAGAGGCGATTCTATTGCTATAAACACTTGCCAAAGTCCATGTAACAGCTCCATCATTGGCAGTAGTGAAGTGACAATTAAATGGAGAAGTAATTCCATTGAAACCCTCAAAAGTTAGACTGAATAGTGACAACAATTACACTCAGCTCTCAATGTTTTTGGTTATTGCCTTGTTGCAACAGGCAACCGGTCCGAAGCACCATCATCCAAGACGCTTCAGTAGAGAGCTCTCTaaaaacacatgaaaaacattGACATATATTCCCTGAAAAGCATCATTAGTTCGTCACATTACACGATTTCTAATGTTTTTGACGGTGGAACTCATTTCTAAAAAGATGGGAGAAATCTATTGTGTGTGGAAAAAAGAAAAACCGAAGAGAGAAAAGCTAGCCCTTTGACAGAAAAGTGAGGCATATTGGATCCTAGTCCCATGCTGGTGGTCGCCCAGCTAAACTTTAAGACTTCAATGCCTGTTTGTGGAGGAGGAAGTGAAGAAGGCTGGTATAGCCAAGCAAGTGTGTTCTTCTGATGTGAAAATGGGCTCTGGCCCCTGAGGTGACCGGTTATGCTGGTATCTTGGTTTAGTCCCTTGGGATACTGACGGATAGAGAAACAGTCTTGGCCGAGTTGGACCGACGCTAGTGGAGATCTACGACAGATGGTCCCCAAACTAAGGTCATATCAACACCTCCAAGACTGCTCATTGATGGATCCTACACTTTCGTTATGGGAACTTTAATCCTGGGGTGGAATGGCATATGAGTTTTCACATAGAAAACAATCACTGTCCATACCTTCCAGCACAACGCTAAGGCTTTTTTAGATAGACAAACTCGAGTTGGAGAAGGTCACACTTCTCTACAGAGTACACAGAGCCCTACAAGTCCCCTGCAAAGGAAGGAGAAAGGTCCCTTCAGCAGGATCAGACACATGGGATAGTCTCAATTATGACGGACCCCTTCAACAAGCTTGAATAGGGTAATTTAGTTTCTACCTCCAAAATTGAGTTTGGGAGAGGAGTGGATGTTGGGATCCATGGGGAATTCCTTTTGAGTGCCAGTCTGAGGGACAGGTAGAGTGAGTGAGGAAACAAAAGAAGGATTCATCTCTTCCCCGTCTTCATGTAGGAGGGGATAGCCCCTCGGGCTGTGAGGCCTTCAAAGCGCTTGTAGGTGTAGTTGATGAAGACCCAGTCCTTGTTCTTGAGGTCTGCCTCAGAATGGTTGGACACCACAGGGGCAGCTGAGGCGGAAAAAGACACGGATTATTTCACACAGGGCAATAGAGGAAAACAAAGGATCCAAAATGTGAGAATCCTGTTTCAAGGTGGCGTTAGTTGACCAGGGCCATGTTTAATAGGCACCACATTGAAGAAAACAGACTTAACCTGGGAATGACTAACTGGTGTAAATCGAAACGTCTTTGTTTTTcgttgtgtgccctaatgaacactacCCTGTTGAATTATGACTAGTGGCAGCCACTAATGTTGGCGACAATGAGAAACGTACCTGTCGGTTGGAGGATATCAGAGTCTGGGAACTCGTCAAAGTTGGACGTGTCGTCGATGCTTTTTATCTCAATGGGAATGGCAGCGGGTCTTTCTCTGTAATAAAAACGGAACCCTGTTTTTAACAATGTCACTGTTCCCATTTCTGAATGCACCATTAACTGATACAATCAGCTACATCCTCAAAAGAAATGCTAGCCAGGAGATTTGGGATATTGACAAATAACCAGCAATAAAGTGGaaaatatcttttttttttttttaaacgtcagAAAATTGAACTATTCTTTTAAGCCCTCGTACCTGATGTGGTCGTAGTCCACCCCCTCGAAGAAGGCGTTGCCCTTAATGTCCTCCACCCCAGTGGCTCCGATCCTGTGCTCCTCCTCACAGCAGAACCTGAGGATGAGGTCCTTAGCTTTCTCCGAAATGGGCACTTCAGGGGGAAAAGTCAGTGTTTCTTGCCAGTTCATCACCTTCCTGTAGGTCTCCTGAGGGGTCTCTGAGCAGAACGGGGGATAGCCTGGAAAACAACACACATGGGATCAACCAGCCAGGCATGGGCAAATACGTAGTAATGGCACCATTCTGTGACATTCATGCAAGATGATTGAAAGCCAATCAATGCTTTTTCAGAGGCCCCAAGCAGAAGATGTTGACAGGATCTCACCTATCAGCATCTCATACATGATGACTCCAAGGCTCCACCAATCACAGAGCTTGTTGTATCCGTTCTGCATGAAGACTTCAGGGGCGATGTAGTCAGGGGTGCCCACAGTAGAGAAGGCCTGGGGGGGGGCGCGAGAGAAAGATCATGCAATGTGACTACAAGACTACACCAATACAAATGTGGTCGTGTTTGAGATCGACTGCATTCCAGTCGGTGACTGCAGACTGACAGATCTACAAAATCACCCTGCATCCTAAATAACTACATTTTATATGTGGACTAGTCCGTTCAAAATGgatgctctcgaacacggccCATGTCTACTTGTAGAATACACTGTATGTTGCCCTCCCATCTAGCTTAATTTTCTCACCAGCTGTCTCCGGTTCCTCTTCCATGTCTCTGCTTTCCTCTTTGAGTTCATGTTATTGAATGCTGTAAAGAAAAATAAACAGTTGTATAAAATGACACAAGTAGGTAATACTTGTTGAACCCCATAACCTTGCAGGTTAAGCATCTGAAACCCTTTCAGACTTCGTTATGAAACAAATAGACATTTTAGGATCTgctgatttacattttagtcacttaGTGCTTCTGCTAACGCAGATAAATTCTACATTTAAATAATAATCCCCATTAAGGAATTGGAAGATTGGTACATGCAACAACTCAAAACATGAAGCAAACCTGAAAACAAACCATTTTAAGTCACTCATTTTCATTTTTGTACAAGCACATTTCAAATCATTACCTGGTTAGTAGAGAAACATTAAAAAGGCACAATATCTGGGACATTTCCAACTGTTCAATGGTATTTCTAATTAATAGTGTATAAATGCCTTATGAGCTTTGTACATCAGTTTTACCTCCACCATAACCCAAATATGACTCCATTGTTGATGTTTTGGTTGTCATTTGGCTCTTTGTAAACAATGTGTAGCTCCAAAATACGCTTCCAAATCTCAAGGACTACAAGGTCGGAGAAAAAGTCCAAATTGTGGCTTTAACATCAATACAGGGTGTTAGTATGTAAAGTAATGGATTGATTGGGATGCCTGACTTTGCTTACTGAAGTCACTGGGGAGGCTGTGGTTCAGGTTCTTGTAGAACTCGGTACGATGCGCCCTCTTCAGACCTGTGCAAAGACCAAAGTCAGACAGCTTCACATGGCCCTGAAACAATCAAGCAAAAACACATCCAGTACAGGCttatattcattagtgcacaccgtgcTGTGTATTGGAAAAGTTTAGCCCGTTTTCTTCATTTTGGTGCCTTGTAAACTCAAACAGAATAACATATCCAAACCACCAGTCTGAGCTCATGTTTGTGTCTCTTGAGTACGTGCTCAAACTCACCCTGGAGTCTAGTAGCAGGTTGTCAGGTTTGATGTCTCTGTGAATGAAGCCCAACTGGTGGATGGAGTCGATGGCTAGCACCGTCTCAGCGATGTAGAACTGAGTGGCCTCCTCTGTCAGAGTATCCTTCTTCATCAGCAGAGTCATCATGTCACCTGTAGGGGGCAGTGTCGGGTTACAACATGTACAGTCCCACTGGACTTTGAGGCATATTCAGCGAGACAGAAGTTGTTTGTTCGGTGGCTTTGCAGATAGAACATTAAGAATAAACAATCAATATGCAGCACATTTCTATGTTTTTCTGCAACGTTCTGACGGctgtatcaagcgtctcagagtagaaatactgatctaggatcaattTAGCCTTTTAGACCTATAATGAACATGATATTATTTACAGGAGGGACCCAATCCTAGATCGGCACTTCTACTCTGTCTACATACACCTGCAAGAGTAGCTGATCTagcttccaactggacaatgactgTGCCTGTAGTGTAGGAGACTGTTTGGGGTTCAGTTTAGAGTGAGGGGGGTTATACCGCCAGGCAGGAACTCCATGATGAGGTAGAGGTTCATCTTGTCCTGGAAGCTGTAGAACATCTTAACCACCCACAGACTGTCAGCCTCTACCAGGATGTCCCTCTCAGCACGGATGTGGCCCACCTAGAAATACACACAAATGGCAtgatacataaactcagcaaaaaaaagaaacgtccctttttcaggaccctgtctttcaaagataattcgtaaaaatctaaataacttcacagatcttctttgtaaagggtttaaacactgtttcccatgctttttcaaagaaccataaacaattaacggatatgcacctgtggaacggttgttaagacactaacagcttacagacagtaggcaattcgggtcacagttttgaaaacataggacactaaagaggcatttctactgactctgaaaaacaccaaaagaaagatgcccagggtccttgctcatctgcgtgaacgtgccttaggcatgctgcaaggaggcatgaggactgcagatgtggccttggcaataaattgcaatgtccgtactgtgagacgcctaagacagcggtggcagaccacgtgtaacaacacctgcacaggaacggtacatctgaacatcacacctgtgggacaggtacaggatggcaacaactgcccgagttacatcaggaaagcacaatccctccatcagtgctcagactgtccgcaataggctgagagaggctgaactgagggcttgcaggcctgttgttaggcaggtcctcaccagacatcaccggcaacaacgtcgcctacgggcacaaacccaccatcactggaccagacaggactggcaaaaaaggTGCTCTTAACTGAGGAGTCGCAATTTTGGCTCATTAGGGGTGATGatcagatttgcgtttatcgaaatctggtgcagtccatgaggaggagatgcactgcagtacttaatgcagctggtggccacaccagatactgactgttacttttgattttgaccctcccccctttgttcagggacacattagtcAATTTCTGTGGAACTTgctcagttcatgtctcagttgttgaatcttgttatgttcatagaaATATAAACACGTTAAgtctgctgaaaataaacgcaattgacagtgagaggacatttcttttttttcctgAGTTTACATTTATAGATTGCATGGCAGGTACTACTTTTGTATCCAAGACCTGCTTTGGATTTGTGAGAATGAACATGACTGGCCATTATGTATTGGCCATCAACATATCCTCCtaccctttcctcctcctcctcacctgctCCTTCTCCAGCATGTCGGCCTTGCGGAGGATCTTCATAGCGTACACGTGGCCTGTGTCCTTCTTCTGCACCAGACGCACCTTGGGACCAAAACGTGTCAGTAATTTATTGAATAATAAGCTGAAAGTCTGCAAGGCTACTACGTAAGAGAGGTGTTTAAGAAAAGGGGTGATGCCTACCTCTCCGAAAGCTCCTCGGCCAATCACCTTGAGGGACTCGAAGTCCTCCAGCCCCAGGCGGGTTCGTTTGAGACGCAGGAACTCGGTCTCTTTCCTGGCGTGCTGGGAGCGCCGGATACGCTTCTGCACAGGTAGAGGAGGCAATGGTTAGTGCGCACAACTGCACGTGTCAAAAAGGTTGTGTCTGTGTCAGTCTTCAACGTCACCTCCTCATCAGCCAAGCCCTCTTGATCCATCACCTTTTCCAACTTCTGCTGCCTGGAACAGAAATGGAAAAATGTTTTGAATTATGGCTGTCCCCGATAAAAAAAAAGATTTGTCGACCAAAATTAATCTCTTCTATTCGATCAATTGATTGTTCAACATTTTTTTAACGTAATTTTCCTAATATAGACACACCTGTTTTAATAAAATTaactatatgcattgagcttgtctgatgctttaagcgcaCCGTTGGATGAAATAAGATGCAAATGACCCGAGAGCCAGAGATGAATACAACCagaagaaataaaaataaaaataaaaaatgatcacgttcctcctgctggctttcgcagattctgccatttctctcctgaagttgccgggaataggctacacgaggagtcAAACTTTCTCATGTGAAATGACAATTTAATTTACAAATTCTTCCGATCTGTGTGCCAGTTAGGGTtttcatattcacatttttgTGGAACAGATTCATTTTGTTTATCATAACACCTTTGAATCTCAAAATCATTCTCATGTGGTTAATCCAAAtcgaaattaaaatatatataaaaaaaaaaaaagaagaggtaacttctattgccaactCTGTAAAAATTGCCTACATAAAGCCATTAAataacattgcagcctgcaggtagaaaatattgctccgttcatctttccctcgaccttgactagtctcccagtccctgtcgttgaaaaacatccccacagcatgatgccaccaccatgcttcacggtaaagtttgataaagtttgatttgaaacaGTGAGGGACTATCTTTACTTCAATAGGAAtgcttgtttttttttttcagtATCGCTACGCTTTATTACATTGTGGAATAATGAATGCGACACAGGGACTTCCATATTAGACCACCGTGTTGCCTTTGTTCTCCAGTGTTTTTAACAGGGAAGTGGTAGTACGGGTTGGACAGGTGGAATTTTGTGTGTCATATTGTGACCCGTGGTTGAACAGACAGACATCTTGTTGTTCTACTGATGGATGACATATTTATATGGAAAAAAATAAATTGCACCTGGGCAGGAATAATACATTACGGACTTTCTCttattagatttaaaaaaatgtttttctctttgtattatcttttaccagatctaatgtgttatattctcctatgttaatttaacatttccacaaacttcaaagtttttcctttcaaatggtatcaagaatatgcatatccttgtttcaggtcctgagctacaggcagttagatttgg
Protein-coding regions in this window:
- the LOC139542066 gene encoding serine/threonine-protein kinase 38 isoform X1 codes for the protein MPTAVKPHRRRATHSGAEREVVPAEVTMAMTGQSSCSSMSNHTKERVTMAKVTLENFYSNLIAQHEEREMRQQKLEKVMDQEGLADEEKRIRRSQHARKETEFLRLKRTRLGLEDFESLKVIGRGAFGEVRLVQKKDTGHVYAMKILRKADMLEKEQVGHIRAERDILVEADSLWVVKMFYSFQDKMNLYLIMEFLPGGDMMTLLMKKDTLTEEATQFYIAETVLAIDSIHQLGFIHRDIKPDNLLLDSRGHVKLSDFGLCTGLKRAHRTEFYKNLNHSLPSDFSKQTFNNMNSKRKAETWKRNRRQLAFSTVGTPDYIAPEVFMQNGYNKLCDWWSLGVIMYEMLIGYPPFCSETPQETYRKVMNWQETLTFPPEVPISEKAKDLILRFCCEEEHRIGATGVEDIKGNAFFEGVDYDHIRERPAAIPIEIKSIDDTSNFDEFPDSDILQPTAAPVVSNHSEADLKNKDWVFINYTYKRFEGLTARGAIPSYMKTGKR
- the LOC139542066 gene encoding serine/threonine-protein kinase 38 isoform X2 yields the protein MPTAVKPHRRRATHSGAEREVVPAEVTMAMTGQSSCSSMSNHTKERVTMAKVTLENFYSNLIAQHEEREMRQQKLEKVMDQEGLADEEKRIRRSQHARKETEFLRLKRTRLGLEDFESLKVIGRGAFGEVRLVQKKDTGHVYAMKILRKADMLEKEQVGHIRAERDILVEADSLWVVKMFYSFQDKMNLYLIMEFLPGGDMMTLLMKKDTLTEEATQFYIAETVLAIDSIHQLGFIHRDIKPDNLLLDSRGHVKLSDFGLCTGLKRAHRTEFYKNLNHSLPSDFTFNNMNSKRKAETWKRNRRQLAFSTVGTPDYIAPEVFMQNGYNKLCDWWSLGVIMYEMLIGYPPFCSETPQETYRKVMNWQETLTFPPEVPISEKAKDLILRFCCEEEHRIGATGVEDIKGNAFFEGVDYDHIRERPAAIPIEIKSIDDTSNFDEFPDSDILQPTAAPVVSNHSEADLKNKDWVFINYTYKRFEGLTARGAIPSYMKTGKR